The Prosthecodimorpha staleyi genome has a segment encoding these proteins:
- a CDS encoding aspartate aminotransferase family protein produces the protein MNYQHRTNDLEAFWMPFSANRQFKKTPRMLVSADRMHYRTDDGRSVLDGTAGLWCCNAGHNRPKIVEAIRAQAGELDYAPAFQMGHPKVFEFASKVVNIAPEGFDHVFFTNSGSESVETALKMAIAYHRVKGNGSKFRLIGRERGYHGVNFGGISVGGIVSNRKMFGTLLTGVDHIRHTHDLARNAFTRGEPEHGADLADDLERLVTLHDASTIAAVIVEPVAGSTGVLIPPKGYLQRLRAICDKHDILLIFDEVITGFGRLGTPFATDYFGVSPDIIVTAKGITNGVIPMGGVFVKSKIHDAFMTGPEHLIEFFHGYTYSGNPIACAAGLGTLETYKEDGLLTRGAELAPYWEDALQSLKGLPHVIDVRNIGLIGAIELESIPGEPTKRAFSCFLDAFERGILIRTTGDIIALSPPLIISKAEIDQLIGTLAQVLKDSI, from the coding sequence ATGAACTACCAGCACCGCACCAACGATCTCGAAGCCTTCTGGATGCCCTTCTCGGCGAACCGGCAGTTCAAGAAGACGCCGCGCATGCTCGTCTCGGCCGATCGGATGCATTACCGCACCGATGACGGCCGCAGCGTGCTCGACGGCACCGCGGGTCTCTGGTGCTGCAATGCCGGCCACAACCGGCCGAAGATCGTCGAGGCGATCCGTGCCCAGGCCGGTGAGCTCGACTATGCGCCCGCCTTCCAGATGGGCCATCCGAAGGTGTTCGAATTCGCCTCCAAGGTGGTCAACATCGCGCCGGAAGGGTTCGACCATGTCTTCTTCACCAATTCCGGGTCGGAATCGGTCGAGACCGCGCTGAAGATGGCGATCGCCTATCACCGCGTGAAGGGCAACGGCTCCAAGTTCCGCCTGATCGGGCGCGAGCGCGGCTATCACGGCGTCAATTTCGGCGGCATCTCGGTCGGCGGCATCGTCTCCAACCGCAAGATGTTCGGCACGCTGCTGACCGGCGTCGACCATATTCGCCACACCCACGATCTCGCCCGCAACGCCTTCACCCGCGGCGAGCCCGAGCATGGCGCCGATCTCGCCGACGATCTGGAGCGTCTCGTCACCCTGCACGACGCTTCGACCATCGCGGCCGTGATCGTGGAGCCGGTCGCCGGCTCGACCGGCGTGCTGATTCCTCCGAAGGGCTATCTGCAGCGCCTGCGCGCGATCTGCGACAAGCACGACATCCTGCTGATCTTCGACGAAGTCATCACCGGTTTCGGCCGCCTCGGCACGCCCTTCGCGACCGATTATTTCGGCGTCTCGCCGGATATCATCGTGACCGCCAAGGGCATCACCAACGGCGTCATCCCGATGGGCGGCGTGTTCGTGAAGTCGAAGATCCACGACGCCTTCATGACCGGGCCGGAACACCTGATCGAGTTCTTCCACGGCTACACCTATTCGGGCAACCCGATCGCCTGCGCGGCCGGCCTCGGCACGCTGGAGACCTACAAGGAGGACGGCCTCCTGACCCGCGGCGCCGAACTCGCGCCCTATTGGGAGGACGCCCTGCAGTCGCTGAAGGGCCTGCCGCATGTCATCGACGTGCGCAATATCGGCCTGATCGGCGCCATCGAGCTGGAATCGATCCCGGGCGAACCGACCAAGCGCGCCTTCTCCTGCTTCCTCGACGCCTTCGAGCGCGGCATCCTGATCCGCACCACCGGCGACATCATCGCCCTGTCGCCGCCGCTGATCATCTCCAAGGCCGAGATCGACCAGCTGATCGGCACCCTCGCCCAGGTCCTCAAGGACTCGATCTGA
- a CDS encoding cupin domain-containing protein, with amino-acid sequence MNGSDGDIDIGLRLRDLRARHGLSQRALAKRAGVSNATVSMIESNRVSPSVAALKQVLSGFPMGIAQFFSAEEPEREKVVFRAEELTELAGGAVSYRQVGSDLSGRALQMIHERYRPGAESGKTMLTHQGEEAGIVIRGLMQLDVDGERFVLGPGDAYLFDSRRPHAFRNVGDGDLVLVSACTPPSF; translated from the coding sequence ATGAACGGATCGGACGGCGATATCGACATCGGCCTGCGCCTGCGCGACCTGCGCGCCCGCCACGGCCTCTCGCAGCGCGCGCTGGCCAAACGCGCCGGGGTCTCCAATGCGACCGTGTCGATGATCGAATCGAACCGGGTCAGCCCGTCGGTGGCGGCGCTGAAGCAGGTGCTGTCGGGTTTTCCGATGGGCATTGCGCAGTTCTTCTCGGCCGAGGAGCCGGAACGCGAGAAGGTGGTGTTCCGCGCCGAGGAACTGACCGAACTGGCCGGCGGCGCGGTCTCCTACCGGCAGGTCGGCTCGGACCTGTCGGGCCGCGCGCTGCAGATGATCCACGAGCGCTACCGGCCGGGCGCGGAATCCGGCAAGACCATGCTGACCCATCAGGGCGAGGAGGCCGGCATCGTGATCCGCGGCCTCATGCAGCTCGATGTCGACGGCGAGCGCTTCGTGCTCGGCCCGGGCGACGCCTATCTGTTCGACAGCCGCCGACCGCATGCCTTCCGCAATGTCGGCGACGGCGACCTGGTCCTGGTCTCCGCCTGCACGCCGCCGAGCTTCTGA
- a CDS encoding L,D-transpeptidase, translating to MTDVFETAAAGRRQLLLSRRIFLAGLPLALAGCQTARLEQTPLEMPAAVLPRVDPYYAAMYGPIDDEPFPIPALDVAKIEPRWLRQQVAFDGAERAGTVVVDPDQRHLYLVGEGGTAMRYGIGVGRDGFAWNGEATIRRKAAWPTWTPPAEMVKRDPRAAPYANGMPGGLDNPLGARALYLYQGDRDTLYRIHGTTEPWSIGQAVSSGCIRLFNHDIIDLHRRVPVGSRVVVRPSRMA from the coding sequence ATGACCGACGTTTTCGAGACGGCCGCTGCGGGGCGCCGACAATTGCTGTTGTCGCGCCGGATCTTTCTGGCCGGGCTGCCGCTGGCGCTGGCCGGATGCCAGACCGCGCGTCTGGAACAGACGCCGCTCGAGATGCCGGCGGCCGTGCTGCCGCGGGTCGATCCCTATTACGCGGCCATGTATGGGCCGATCGACGACGAGCCCTTCCCGATCCCGGCCCTCGACGTGGCCAAGATCGAACCGCGCTGGTTGCGCCAGCAGGTCGCCTTCGACGGTGCGGAGCGCGCCGGCACCGTGGTGGTCGATCCCGACCAGCGCCATCTCTATCTGGTCGGCGAGGGCGGCACGGCGATGCGCTACGGCATCGGCGTCGGCCGCGACGGCTTCGCCTGGAACGGCGAGGCGACCATCCGGCGCAAGGCCGCCTGGCCGACCTGGACGCCGCCGGCCGAGATGGTCAAGCGCGATCCGCGCGCCGCGCCCTATGCCAACGGCATGCCGGGCGGCCTCGACAATCCGCTCGGCGCGCGCGCCCTCTATCTCTATCAGGGCGACCGCGACACGCTCTACCGCATCCACGGCACGACCGAGCCGTGGAGCATCGGCCAGGCCGTGTCGTCGGGCTGCATCCGCCTGTTCAACCACGACATCATCGACCTGCACCGGCGCGTGCCGGTCGGCAGCCGGGTCGTGGTGCGCCCGAGCCGGATGGCCTGA
- the wrbA gene encoding NAD(P)H:quinone oxidoreductase translates to MTKVLVLYYSSYGHIETMANAVAEGVREAGGEATIKRVPELVPREVAEKSYFKLDQAAPIATVDELPEYDAIIFGTGTRFGNMTAQMRNFLDQTGGLWAKGALIGKVGSVFTSTATQHGGQESTILTFIPTLMHHGMVVVGLPYSFGAQTGLGEILGGSPYGAATITGGDGSRMPSETELAGARFQGAHVTRIAAKLAAA, encoded by the coding sequence ATGACCAAAGTCCTGGTGCTCTACTATTCTTCCTACGGCCATATCGAGACCATGGCCAACGCGGTCGCCGAAGGCGTGCGCGAAGCCGGCGGCGAGGCGACCATCAAGCGCGTGCCCGAACTGGTGCCGCGCGAGGTCGCCGAGAAGTCCTATTTCAAGCTCGATCAGGCGGCGCCGATCGCCACCGTCGACGAACTGCCCGAATATGACGCGATCATCTTCGGCACCGGCACCCGCTTCGGCAACATGACCGCGCAGATGCGCAACTTCCTCGACCAGACCGGCGGGTTGTGGGCCAAGGGCGCGCTGATCGGCAAGGTCGGCTCGGTGTTCACCTCGACCGCGACGCAGCATGGCGGCCAGGAATCGACCATCCTGACCTTCATCCCGACCCTGATGCATCACGGCATGGTGGTCGTCGGCCTGCCCTATTCGTTCGGTGCGCAGACCGGCCTCGGCGAAATCCTCGGCGGCTCGCCCTACGGCGCGGCGACCATCACGGGCGGCGACGGCAGCCGCATGCCGTCGGAGACCGAACTGGCCGGCGCGCGCTTCCAGGGTGCCCACGTCACCCGCATCGCCGCCAAGCTCGCCGCGGCCTGA
- the mutS gene encoding DNA mismatch repair protein MutS, producing MNDASPPDATGIAPSGPSSPIPSGDAEAGHVTPSMAQFIEIKAANPDYILFYRMGDFYELFFDDAVKASRALGIVLTKRGKHLGQDIPMCGVPVSRADEYLQKLIALGFRVAVCEQLEDPAEARKRGAKAVVRRDVVRLVTPGTITEENLLDEGRANHLLAVARVRGGSEDEARFGLAWADISTGAFRLAETDRNRLAADLARIDPTEILVADRLYEDDDLKPVWRLQRAAVTPVSAALFDGATAADRLGAYFAVATVDGFGSFSRAETIAAAAIVAYVEKTQLGRRARLDVPAAEGSASVMLIDAATRANLELTRTLSGDRRGSLIAAIDRTVTGAGQRLLVERLSSPSTVVAEIERRLDSVAWLADDTLLAAELRAALQSAPDMVRPLGRLALERGSPRDLGAIAAGLAAVAAIAARLDAAALLPDEMAEARDALRQAPHDLAALLASALADELPLSKRDGGFVRAGYSAALDECRELSADSRRLIARLEADYQLETGIRSLKIRHNNVLGFFVDTTAVHAEKLMTPPLSARFIHRQTLANAVRFTTVELSDLEARIASAGDRALGLELEVFDLLAARTVEEGEAIRRAAEALAVLDVSQGFAHLAGTDGYARPTVGDGLDFRIVGGRHPVVEQALRREGGDAFVANDCELGPTTRDGDGRLVILTGPNMGGKSTWLRQNALIAILAQAGGFVPAAEARIGVVDRLFSRVGAADDLARGRSTFMVEMVETAAILNQAGRRSLVILDEIGRGTATFDGLSIAWAAIEHLNATNRCRALFATHYHELTALAERLPRIVNATVRVREWKGDVVFLHEIVPGAADRSYGIQVARLAGLPASVIERARLVLRQLEEHDRKRPGLTLIDDLPLFSALKPKAAEPAPDPKPQPKPAEPALPPGAAEALAELAALVPDDLSPREALEALYRLKSKLRKG from the coding sequence ATGAACGACGCCTCCCCGCCGGATGCCACCGGCATCGCCCCCTCTGGCCCCAGCAGCCCGATTCCTTCCGGCGATGCCGAAGCCGGCCATGTCACGCCTTCGATGGCGCAGTTCATCGAGATCAAGGCGGCCAATCCGGACTACATCCTGTTCTACCGGATGGGCGACTTCTACGAGCTGTTCTTCGACGACGCCGTCAAGGCGTCGCGCGCGCTCGGCATCGTGCTGACCAAGCGCGGCAAGCATCTCGGCCAGGACATCCCGATGTGCGGCGTGCCGGTCTCGCGCGCCGACGAATATCTGCAGAAGCTGATCGCTCTGGGCTTCCGGGTGGCGGTCTGCGAGCAGCTGGAGGATCCGGCCGAGGCGCGCAAGCGCGGCGCCAAGGCGGTGGTCCGCCGCGATGTGGTGCGGCTGGTCACGCCCGGCACGATCACCGAGGAGAATCTCCTCGACGAAGGCCGCGCCAACCATCTGCTGGCGGTCGCCCGCGTCCGCGGCGGCAGCGAAGACGAGGCCCGTTTCGGCCTCGCCTGGGCCGACATCTCGACCGGCGCCTTCCGCCTCGCCGAGACCGACCGCAACCGCCTCGCCGCCGATCTCGCCCGCATCGATCCGACCGAGATCCTGGTCGCCGACCGGCTCTACGAGGACGACGACCTGAAGCCGGTCTGGCGCCTGCAGCGCGCCGCCGTGACGCCGGTCTCCGCCGCCCTGTTCGACGGGGCGACCGCGGCCGACCGGCTCGGCGCCTATTTCGCGGTTGCGACCGTCGACGGTTTCGGCAGCTTCTCACGCGCCGAGACGATCGCGGCGGCCGCGATCGTCGCCTATGTCGAGAAGACCCAGCTCGGCCGCCGCGCCCGGCTCGACGTGCCGGCGGCGGAGGGCAGCGCGAGCGTCATGCTGATCGACGCCGCCACCCGCGCCAATCTGGAACTGACCCGCACGCTTTCCGGCGACCGGCGCGGCAGCCTGATCGCCGCCATCGACCGCACCGTCACCGGCGCCGGCCAGCGCCTGCTGGTCGAGCGGCTGTCGAGCCCGTCGACCGTGGTGGCCGAGATCGAGCGGCGGCTCGATTCGGTCGCCTGGCTGGCCGACGACACGCTGCTGGCCGCCGAACTCCGCGCCGCGCTGCAAAGCGCGCCCGACATGGTCCGTCCGCTCGGCCGGCTGGCGCTGGAGCGCGGCTCGCCGCGCGATCTCGGCGCCATCGCGGCCGGCCTCGCCGCCGTCGCGGCGATCGCGGCCCGGCTCGACGCCGCCGCGCTGCTGCCCGACGAGATGGCCGAGGCCCGCGACGCGCTTCGTCAGGCCCCGCACGACCTCGCCGCCCTGCTCGCTTCGGCGCTCGCCGACGAATTGCCGCTGTCGAAGCGCGACGGCGGCTTCGTGCGCGCGGGCTATTCCGCCGCTCTCGACGAATGCCGCGAGCTGTCGGCCGATTCGCGCCGCCTGATCGCCCGCCTGGAGGCCGACTACCAGCTGGAGACCGGCATCCGCTCGCTGAAGATCCGGCACAACAACGTGCTCGGCTTCTTCGTCGATACCACCGCGGTCCATGCCGAGAAGCTGATGACGCCGCCGCTCTCGGCGCGCTTCATTCATCGGCAGACGCTCGCCAACGCGGTCCGCTTCACCACCGTCGAATTGTCCGATCTGGAAGCCCGCATCGCCTCGGCCGGCGATCGCGCGCTCGGGCTGGAGCTCGAAGTGTTCGACCTCCTGGCCGCCAGGACGGTGGAAGAAGGCGAGGCCATCCGCCGGGCCGCCGAGGCGCTGGCCGTGCTGGACGTGAGCCAGGGCTTCGCCCATCTGGCCGGCACGGACGGCTATGCCCGCCCGACCGTCGGCGACGGGCTCGATTTCCGCATCGTCGGCGGACGCCATCCGGTCGTCGAGCAGGCCTTGCGGCGCGAAGGCGGCGATGCCTTCGTGGCCAACGACTGCGAACTCGGGCCGACCACCCGCGACGGCGACGGCCGTCTGGTCATCCTGACCGGCCCGAACATGGGCGGCAAGTCGACCTGGCTGCGCCAGAACGCGCTGATCGCGATCCTGGCCCAGGCCGGCGGCTTCGTCCCGGCCGCGGAGGCGCGCATCGGCGTGGTCGACCGCCTGTTCAGCCGGGTCGGCGCGGCCGACGACCTCGCCCGCGGCCGGTCGACCTTCATGGTCGAGATGGTCGAGACCGCCGCGATCCTCAATCAAGCCGGCCGGCGTTCACTGGTCATCCTGGACGAGATCGGCCGCGGCACGGCCACCTTCGACGGGCTGTCGATCGCCTGGGCGGCGATCGAGCACCTGAACGCGACCAATCGCTGCCGCGCCCTGTTCGCGACCCACTACCACGAGCTGACCGCGCTCGCCGAGCGCCTGCCGCGCATCGTCAACGCCACCGTGCGGGTGCGCGAATGGAAGGGCGACGTGGTCTTCCTGCACGAGATCGTGCCCGGCGCCGCAGACCGGTCCTATGGCATCCAGGTCGCCCGGCTGGCCGGCCTGCCGGCCTCGGTGATCGAGCGCGCCCGCCTGGTGCTGCGCCAGCTCGAAGAGCATGACCGCAAGCGGCCGGGCCTGACCCTGATCGACGACCTGCCGCTGTTCTCGGCCCTGAAGCCGAAGGCCGCCGAACCGGCGCCGGACCCGAAGCCCCAGCCGAAGCCGGCCGAACCGGCCCTGCCGCCCGGCGCCGCCGAGGCCCTGGCCGAGCTCGCGGCACTTGTACCCGACGACCTCTCTCCGCGCGAGGCGCTCGAAGCGCTCTACCGGCTGAAGTCGAAGCTGCGCAAGGGGTGA
- a CDS encoding DUF4272 domain-containing protein produces the protein MAGSSLVRLIRRILFGEEPSEFVFTPAQIARKAGTEARLQAQGVTINPGLPYIDDESEVELRSATEVLDRILALSAVSWKALGGDELDLFVADFRVRERLSPREAAYFDDPSPGGLDTTQFSWRCEAAQELLWALGVETGRSEWPASLCDPSAVFTAAVDTAERGVPALRPMSEILDALDLVYRCRWAVRNASLHGDTETADLEGGVCLERHWALNWLVRYQNEDWDDVHTDT, from the coding sequence ATGGCCGGATCGTCCCTCGTCCGCCTCATCCGTCGGATTCTGTTCGGGGAAGAACCGTCGGAATTTGTTTTCACGCCTGCGCAAATCGCGCGGAAGGCGGGCACCGAGGCGCGTCTTCAGGCGCAGGGCGTCACGATCAACCCCGGCCTGCCGTACATAGACGACGAAAGCGAGGTCGAACTCCGTTCGGCCACCGAGGTGCTCGATCGGATCCTGGCGCTGTCGGCCGTATCCTGGAAGGCTCTCGGCGGGGACGAACTCGATCTGTTCGTTGCGGATTTTCGGGTCCGGGAACGGCTCTCTCCGCGGGAGGCGGCCTATTTCGACGACCCGTCGCCCGGCGGGCTCGATACGACCCAGTTCTCATGGCGCTGCGAAGCTGCCCAGGAACTCCTCTGGGCATTGGGCGTCGAAACCGGGCGATCGGAATGGCCGGCCTCCCTTTGCGACCCGTCGGCGGTCTTCACTGCGGCGGTCGACACTGCGGAGCGGGGCGTCCCGGCGTTGCGGCCGATGTCCGAAATCCTCGATGCGCTCGACCTCGTCTATCGATGCCGCTGGGCGGTGCGCAACGCCTCACTCCATGGCGATACCGAGACGGCCGATCTCGAAGGCGGGGTCTGCCTGGAACGGCACTGGGCCTTGAACTGGCTGGTTCGCTATCAGAACGAAGACTGGGACGACGTGCACACCGACACATGA
- a CDS encoding GNAT family N-acetyltransferase, with amino-acid sequence MPGLRLRAPLGPLPDGGGDPVLGRIGSLEVRLARTVGEVKRAQELRYRVFYEEMAAIADARTLMTRRDSDAFDPICDHILVVDHDAQEPRAFGRRAPRIVGTYRLLRQDVAERHDGFYTANEFDLRALLDRHRSKRFLELGRSCVLPDYRGKRTVELLWQGVWAYVLRHRIDVMIGCASFEGTNPHRLALPLAFLHHKARATLDWRVRALPGRYVEMNRLAPEAIDARAAIAAMPPLIKGYLRLGAMIGDGAVVDHQFGTTDICMIMPVETISPRYINYYGADAGRRAA; translated from the coding sequence ATGCCCGGCCTGCGCCTGAGGGCGCCGCTCGGGCCGCTGCCCGACGGCGGCGGCGACCCCGTCCTCGGCCGGATCGGTTCGCTCGAAGTGCGCCTCGCGCGCACCGTCGGCGAGGTCAAGCGGGCCCAGGAACTGCGCTACCGGGTCTTCTACGAAGAGATGGCCGCGATCGCCGACGCCCGCACGCTGATGACGCGGCGCGACTCCGATGCCTTCGATCCGATCTGCGACCACATCCTGGTGGTCGATCATGACGCCCAGGAGCCGCGCGCCTTCGGCCGCCGCGCCCCGCGCATCGTCGGCACCTATCGCCTGCTGCGCCAGGATGTGGCCGAGCGCCACGACGGTTTTTATACGGCAAACGAATTCGATCTGCGTGCCTTGCTCGACCGCCACCGGTCGAAGCGCTTCCTGGAACTCGGCCGCTCCTGCGTGCTGCCCGACTACCGCGGCAAGCGCACCGTAGAACTGCTCTGGCAGGGCGTCTGGGCCTATGTGCTGCGCCACCGCATCGACGTGATGATCGGCTGCGCCAGCTTCGAGGGCACCAATCCGCACCGCTTGGCCCTGCCGCTCGCCTTCCTGCACCACAAGGCACGCGCGACGCTCGACTGGCGCGTCCGCGCCCTGCCGGGCCGCTATGTCGAGATGAACCGCCTCGCGCCCGAGGCGATCGACGCACGCGCGGCCATCGCCGCCATGCCGCCGCTGATCAAGGGCTATCTCCGCCTCGGCGCCATGATCGGCGACGGCGCGGTGGTCGACCACCAGTTCGGCACGACCGACATCTGCATGATCATGCCGGTCGAGACCATCTCGCCGCGCTACATCAACTATTACGGCGCCGACGCCGGCCGCCGGGCGGCCTGA